The Thermomicrobiales bacterium genome includes a region encoding these proteins:
- a CDS encoding AAA family ATPase has protein sequence MFTSEQHEDRTWPALSGGRPPLLVGRSRELHVLRAQLTEALAGNGSMVVLGGEAGIGKSRLAETLSREASSVGALVLTGHCYDVAVSPPYGPWVELIEHYPLAAARFPDSPLLPVPQLAQGSSQTAFISEMRDFFFSLARDRPLVIVLEDLHWADDESLELLRLFARQLAFTPILLLMTYRSTDVTRAHALHRLLPILVREALAVRIDVSLLTRDDVRGVIDDAYRLPEAAADRLASHVQQRADGNPFFVVELLRALEGSVLLPDGHGGWTLGAFEQAAIPTLLRQVIDQRLSRLGHDAEALLAIAAVIGQIVPLNVWESVSGVSGHELLDVVERAIDARVLDATPDGTSVAFTHALIRDSLYDSVLPPRRRMWHRQIGDVLASRVAADPDHVAYHFQQAGDLRAVEWLARAGERAQRAFAWRTARQRFETALRILEEESGHAGERGWLRFRVAMLGRFEDPPGGVKLLETAERLGREAGDPALEAYARFFQGMLRCQADEFRLGIAAEESGVAMLDALAPEQRARLLAIETTADPLDAQNGRGELTLALAENARLQRALELGERIVDLPPGETAGSQGDAWYGLGYTYAGLGRPDEARMAFRRARDIFAASDHRSMVATSLFDELMMVVLPYQVDRPAERQRIESALAESLADLEDITGEGSAPSADVVSSLLRGDWIDASARLEQSTWRSFRRNAPMLLAPIARCQGDVALAWMLIGQHFPAGADTEPEDAALDTVSLRSLAVALALDAGDHVLARRWLDAFDGWLTWSGSVLGRADALLSWATYHHAQGEDELARDFAEQALAAGTEPRQPLVLLAANRLLGELDLENAQLSDAEARFVTALALADATGAAHERVLTLLGQAELRFARDEPQLAHELLESVRASCLAMNAVRTLRRADELAARYSASSQPSSPAVFAGLTRRETDVLRLLATGSSNAEIAWELCVSPRTIDTHLTSIYAKLGVTTRGAAIRIALERGLR, from the coding sequence ATGTTTACGTCAGAGCAGCATGAGGATCGAACGTGGCCCGCATTGTCCGGAGGGCGTCCGCCGCTATTGGTGGGCCGGTCTCGGGAGCTCCATGTGCTGCGCGCGCAGCTTACCGAGGCATTGGCCGGAAACGGCAGCATGGTGGTGCTTGGCGGGGAGGCGGGTATTGGCAAGTCCAGACTGGCCGAGACGCTCAGCAGGGAAGCGAGCAGCGTCGGAGCGCTCGTCCTCACCGGGCATTGCTATGACGTTGCGGTGTCACCTCCCTACGGTCCGTGGGTGGAGTTGATCGAGCATTACCCCCTCGCTGCGGCGAGATTTCCGGACAGCCCACTGCTCCCTGTTCCGCAACTCGCACAGGGTTCCAGCCAAACCGCCTTCATAAGTGAGATGCGCGATTTCTTCTTCTCGCTGGCACGTGATCGGCCGTTGGTGATCGTGCTGGAGGATCTGCACTGGGCAGACGACGAAAGCCTCGAATTGCTGCGGTTGTTCGCCCGCCAGCTCGCTTTTACACCGATCCTGCTGCTGATGACCTATCGCAGTACGGATGTCACGCGCGCGCATGCGCTTCACAGGCTTCTGCCGATTCTGGTGCGTGAAGCGCTGGCAGTGCGCATCGACGTGTCGTTGTTGACGCGAGACGATGTTCGTGGCGTGATCGACGATGCCTATCGGTTGCCCGAAGCGGCCGCCGATCGCCTGGCAAGCCACGTGCAACAGCGCGCGGACGGCAATCCCTTTTTCGTGGTCGAGCTCTTGCGTGCCCTGGAAGGGAGCGTCCTGCTGCCAGACGGGCATGGCGGTTGGACACTCGGCGCGTTCGAGCAGGCAGCAATTCCGACACTGCTCCGACAAGTCATCGACCAGCGGCTTTCCCGACTCGGGCATGACGCGGAAGCATTGCTGGCGATTGCCGCCGTTATCGGCCAGATCGTACCGCTGAATGTATGGGAGAGCGTCAGCGGGGTATCGGGGCACGAGTTGCTCGATGTGGTCGAACGCGCCATCGATGCCCGCGTGCTCGACGCGACGCCGGACGGGACGTCAGTGGCGTTCACGCACGCCCTGATTCGCGATTCGCTCTACGACAGCGTTCTTCCACCGCGCCGGCGTATGTGGCATCGGCAGATCGGAGATGTGCTCGCGTCACGTGTGGCGGCGGACCCGGATCACGTTGCCTATCACTTCCAGCAGGCTGGTGATCTTCGCGCGGTGGAGTGGTTGGCGCGCGCGGGCGAGCGGGCGCAGCGCGCGTTTGCCTGGCGAACCGCGCGCCAGCGGTTCGAGACGGCGCTGAGAATCCTGGAAGAAGAGAGTGGCCATGCCGGCGAACGGGGGTGGCTGCGATTTCGAGTGGCGATGCTCGGCCGCTTCGAGGATCCACCGGGCGGTGTAAAGCTTCTCGAAACCGCCGAGCGGCTTGGTCGGGAAGCGGGAGATCCCGCGCTGGAGGCATACGCACGGTTCTTCCAGGGCATGCTCCGATGCCAGGCGGATGAGTTCCGTCTCGGCATTGCGGCAGAAGAGTCTGGCGTGGCGATGCTCGATGCGCTCGCTCCCGAGCAGCGAGCGAGGTTGCTCGCGATCGAAACAACCGCCGATCCCCTCGATGCTCAAAATGGGAGAGGGGAGCTGACACTGGCACTGGCCGAAAATGCGCGTCTGCAGCGAGCGCTTGAATTGGGAGAGCGCATCGTTGACTTGCCGCCCGGCGAAACCGCCGGCTCCCAGGGTGATGCCTGGTACGGACTTGGGTACACCTACGCCGGGCTGGGACGGCCAGATGAGGCGCGGATGGCGTTTCGCCGAGCCCGTGACATCTTTGCCGCCAGCGACCACCGTAGCATGGTGGCAACTTCCCTCTTCGATGAGCTGATGATGGTCGTCCTACCGTATCAGGTCGATCGACCGGCAGAACGCCAGCGAATCGAGTCCGCGCTTGCAGAATCTCTTGCGGATTTGGAAGACATCACCGGTGAGGGCTCCGCGCCGAGCGCTGACGTGGTGTCGAGCCTACTCAGGGGGGACTGGATCGACGCTTCGGCCCGGTTGGAACAGAGCACATGGCGATCGTTTCGACGGAACGCACCGATGTTGCTCGCTCCCATTGCTCGATGTCAGGGCGATGTGGCGCTGGCGTGGATGCTGATCGGACAGCACTTTCCCGCCGGGGCAGACACCGAACCAGAAGACGCGGCTCTGGATACAGTGAGTCTGCGGTCATTGGCGGTTGCGCTCGCGCTCGATGCAGGCGACCACGTGCTGGCACGTCGTTGGCTCGATGCGTTCGATGGCTGGCTGACCTGGAGCGGAAGCGTGTTGGGGCGGGCGGACGCACTGCTGTCCTGGGCGACCTACCACCATGCCCAGGGTGAGGATGAATTGGCACGCGATTTCGCCGAGCAAGCGTTGGCTGCCGGCACCGAACCACGACAACCGTTGGTGCTCCTGGCAGCGAACCGGTTGCTCGGTGAACTCGATCTCGAGAACGCGCAGCTTTCCGACGCGGAAGCGCGATTCGTCACGGCGTTAGCGCTGGCCGACGCGACCGGCGCGGCGCACGAACGAGTGCTTACCCTGCTGGGGCAAGCGGAACTGCGATTCGCCCGCGACGAGCCCCAGCTTGCTCATGAGCTGCTCGAATCGGTGCGAGCGTCGTGCCTCGCAATGAACGCGGTGCGAACGCTGCGCCGGGCTGACGAGCTCGCCGCGCGATATTCGGCAAGTTCCCAGCCTTCGTCACCAGCGGTGTTTGCCGGACTTACCCGCCGGGAGACGGATGTGCTCCGGCTGCTGGCAACCGGATCCTCCAATGCCGAGATCGCCTGGGAACTCTGCGTGAGCCCGCGCACGATCGACACGCACCTCACCAGCATCTACGCCAAGCTTGGTGTCACCACGCGAGGCGCGGCGATTCGTATCGCGCTCGAACGCGGACTACGCTAA
- a CDS encoding flavin reductase family protein has protein sequence MDNTVTDAGLRGAFIDGMSRVATSVTIVTTDGDAGRFGLTVSAMSSVTADPPTLLVCVNRRNPMDAAIRANGVFGVNALRADQRWVAETFAGRPRRGNPYDFQAGNWHLEQTGAPLLSGAVAWFDCVLIAAHHVGTHTIAIGRVVAAGAEPGTPLIYGRRSFGELVQLPARYEAPDELLPPVWDEPDL, from the coding sequence GTGGACAACACGGTGACCGATGCCGGTCTGCGCGGCGCCTTTATCGACGGTATGAGCCGGGTGGCAACCAGTGTCACCATCGTCACCACCGATGGCGACGCTGGCAGATTTGGGTTGACGGTGAGCGCCATGTCGTCGGTAACCGCCGACCCGCCCACGCTGCTGGTGTGCGTCAATCGGCGCAACCCGATGGATGCCGCCATCCGCGCGAATGGCGTCTTTGGCGTCAACGCCCTGCGGGCTGATCAGCGTTGGGTGGCGGAAACCTTTGCCGGGCGGCCTCGCCGTGGGAACCCGTATGATTTTCAGGCAGGAAACTGGCATCTCGAACAAACGGGCGCGCCGCTCTTGAGTGGGGCAGTGGCCTGGTTCGATTGCGTCCTGATCGCAGCGCACCATGTCGGCACACATACCATCGCCATTGGGCGGGTGGTCGCGGCCGGGGCCGAACCGGGTACACCGCTCATCTATGGGCGGCGTTCCTTCGGCGAGTTGGTGCAGTTGCCGGCCAGGTATGAGGCGCCAGACGAGCTGCTTCCACCTGTTTGGGACGAGCCCGATTTGTAG
- a CDS encoding CAP domain-containing protein codes for MKRTLAILLSMALSFGMLVSHSDRLSAQDQAAAGPAQTCADGEESAFLQLINDYRAQNGLPPLAFSQTLSVAAETLSLDMATNDFFSHTGSNGSTFVDRITAAGYPDPGNTAENIFAGSDVATGAMESWRNSPGHNANMLSPTAKAIGIARVNNPNSTWKWYWTTTFGATVDGAACTGDGVAAVVQGAPQVAAAPAEQPAGATGNAPQQPAGQELQPADPAGATNQPAAGQEAAPADAGAAPPAADQEAQPADTVGNTTQPEAQPAPANGNGNATIGGEAAVTTTGANAAPACGDAEELAFLASINEYRAANGVPPLAMSPTLTSAAKGHSQDMATKNYFDHVGQDGSTFASRIAAAGYPGGTTAENIFAGDQSAAGAMESWRNSPGHNANMLNPAFTAIGIGRAFDPNSDFGWYWTTTFGDVVDAACAGGQTQGATTGQAGQAGQAGQPGQDGTTGNGQTGQAGNTTGGAMTDSDGDGLLDESENALAGTDPTVFDTDGGGVGDGDEWSNGKNPLDPSDDNAGGGQANGGVAADTDGDGLLDDEEAAFGTNPNVADSDGDGVNDLDELFNGTDPLDPASA; via the coding sequence ATGAAACGGACCCTGGCGATATTGCTGAGCATGGCCCTTTCGTTCGGCATGCTCGTCTCTCATTCCGACCGTCTTTCAGCGCAAGATCAGGCAGCGGCTGGACCGGCGCAAACCTGCGCCGATGGCGAAGAATCTGCATTCTTGCAACTCATCAATGACTATCGCGCGCAAAACGGATTGCCTCCCCTCGCGTTCAGTCAGACGTTGAGCGTCGCCGCGGAAACCTTGAGCCTCGATATGGCGACCAACGATTTTTTCAGCCATACGGGGTCCAACGGTTCGACCTTCGTCGACAGGATCACGGCTGCCGGGTACCCCGATCCTGGCAACACTGCAGAGAACATCTTTGCGGGAAGCGACGTCGCCACAGGCGCGATGGAATCCTGGCGCAACAGCCCGGGGCACAACGCCAACATGCTGAGCCCAACCGCCAAGGCGATCGGCATCGCACGCGTCAACAACCCTAACTCCACCTGGAAGTGGTATTGGACGACGACCTTCGGAGCGACTGTCGACGGCGCCGCCTGCACCGGCGATGGCGTTGCCGCGGTTGTTCAGGGCGCGCCCCAGGTAGCTGCCGCACCGGCAGAGCAACCAGCCGGCGCGACCGGGAACGCACCGCAACAACCCGCTGGCCAGGAATTGCAGCCCGCGGACCCGGCTGGCGCCACGAATCAGCCAGCTGCCGGTCAGGAAGCGGCTCCAGCAGACGCTGGCGCAGCACCGCCGGCCGCCGATCAGGAAGCGCAGCCCGCGGATACCGTTGGCAACACCACGCAACCGGAAGCGCAGCCTGCGCCCGCAAACGGCAACGGGAATGCCACGATCGGCGGTGAAGCGGCGGTTACGACGACTGGCGCTAACGCCGCCCCGGCGTGCGGAGACGCGGAGGAACTGGCGTTCCTGGCATCGATCAACGAGTACCGGGCGGCCAATGGCGTACCGCCGTTGGCAATGAGCCCGACGTTGACGTCAGCAGCCAAAGGGCACAGCCAGGATATGGCGACCAAGAACTATTTCGACCACGTGGGGCAGGACGGTTCCACCTTCGCATCGCGAATCGCGGCGGCCGGATATCCCGGCGGCACGACGGCGGAGAACATCTTCGCGGGCGACCAAAGCGCCGCCGGCGCGATGGAGTCCTGGCGGAACAGTCCGGGGCACAACGCGAACATGCTCAACCCGGCCTTCACCGCGATCGGCATCGGCCGAGCATTCGATCCAAACTCAGACTTTGGCTGGTATTGGACGACCACGTTTGGCGATGTGGTGGATGCTGCCTGTGCTGGCGGCCAGACGCAGGGCGCCACGACCGGTCAAGCCGGACAAGCCGGCCAGGCAGGGCAACCTGGTCAAGACGGAACCACTGGCAATGGGCAGACGGGCCAGGCTGGCAACACAACCGGTGGCGCCATGACCGACAGCGACGGAGATGGGTTGCTCGACGAATCGGAGAACGCGTTGGCTGGCACCGATCCCACCGTGTTCGACACCGATGGCGGTGGTGTTGGCGATGGAGATGAGTGGAGCAATGGCAAGAACCCGCTCGATCCCAGCGATGACAATGCAGGCGGCGGGCAGGCCAATGGGGGCGTGGCTGCTGACACCGATGGCGACGGTCTCCTCGATGATGAAGAAGCGGCATTTGGGACGAATCCAAATGTCGCCGATTCGGATGGCGATGGAGTGAACGATCTCGACGAGCTGTTCAACGGCACGGATCCGCTCGATCCTGCGAGCGCATAG
- a CDS encoding RNA polymerase sigma factor — protein sequence MSTRPLCFDELLERYQNEIFRYSVQLTRNTTDADDLYQETMLKAYRAFGRLGPDSNYRAWLYRIATNTFLSQKRKEKRERPLDPVLDDHLAVTNPDQPASMDARDLLAEVEVFVQNLPEKQRVALILRKYHELDYAGIAETLNSSEEAARANVYEALRKLRNCFGDRL from the coding sequence GTGTCAACGCGCCCGCTCTGCTTCGACGAACTTCTCGAACGGTATCAGAACGAGATCTTCCGCTATTCGGTTCAGCTCACGCGGAACACGACCGATGCGGACGATCTTTATCAGGAGACGATGCTCAAGGCGTATCGCGCGTTTGGCAGGCTCGGACCAGATTCGAACTACCGCGCCTGGCTCTACCGCATCGCCACCAACACCTTCCTTTCGCAAAAGCGGAAGGAGAAACGCGAGCGGCCGCTCGATCCGGTGCTCGACGACCATCTGGCCGTTACCAATCCGGATCAGCCCGCATCGATGGACGCCCGCGACTTGTTGGCCGAAGTCGAGGTCTTTGTGCAGAACCTGCCGGAGAAGCAGCGCGTTGCGTTGATCCTCCGCAAGTATCACGAGCTCGACTACGCTGGCATCGCGGAAACATTGAATAGTTCGGAAGAAGCAGCGCGCGCCAATGTCTACGAAGCGCTGCGCAAGCTCCGCAATTGTTTCGGAGACCGCCTGTGA
- a CDS encoding polyphosphate kinase 2 family protein, translated as MPYALTVKPGTKVKLSDYPTNETAGLNKEAAHDLLQPLKDEIRDLQSLMYAASQNSVLIVLQGMDTSGKDGTVSSVLESVNPLGCRVWPFKTPTPLELSHDFLWRIHNKVPEKGMMTVFNRSHYEDVLIVRVKELVPKAVWSKRYDQINEFEELLTESGTILLKFFLHISKDEQKERLMKREEDPIKAWKLSAGDWVERQYWRQYQTAYEAALTNCSTKAAPWIVVPADRKWYRDLAVAQQLVDALRPYKKTWMNSLEALGKTQLAEINMLRQQEKEAEERESSGKKANATS; from the coding sequence ATGCCGTACGCGTTGACCGTCAAACCGGGAACCAAGGTCAAGCTCTCTGACTATCCCACCAATGAGACCGCCGGACTGAACAAAGAAGCCGCCCACGATCTGCTCCAACCGCTCAAGGACGAGATTCGCGACTTGCAGTCGCTGATGTACGCCGCGTCCCAGAATTCCGTGCTCATCGTCCTGCAAGGGATGGACACCAGCGGCAAGGATGGCACGGTGAGCAGCGTGCTGGAGAGCGTGAATCCGCTGGGTTGCCGGGTCTGGCCGTTCAAGACGCCTACTCCGCTCGAACTCTCGCACGATTTTCTCTGGCGCATCCACAACAAGGTGCCAGAAAAGGGGATGATGACGGTCTTCAACCGATCGCACTATGAGGATGTGCTCATCGTTCGGGTGAAGGAGCTCGTCCCCAAAGCGGTTTGGAGCAAACGCTACGATCAGATCAACGAATTCGAAGAGCTTCTGACCGAGTCGGGCACCATCCTGCTCAAGTTCTTTCTCCACATCAGCAAAGATGAGCAGAAGGAACGGCTGATGAAACGAGAGGAGGATCCGATCAAGGCCTGGAAACTTTCGGCTGGCGACTGGGTGGAGCGCCAGTATTGGCGTCAGTACCAGACAGCGTATGAAGCGGCGCTCACCAATTGTTCCACCAAGGCCGCGCCGTGGATCGTCGTTCCGGCAGATCGCAAGTGGTATCGCGATTTGGCCGTGGCGCAACAGTTGGTGGACGCGTTGCGGCCATACAAGAAGACCTGGATGAACTCGTTGGAAGCGCTTGGCAAGACGCAACTGGCGGAAATCAACATGCTACGCCAGCAAGAGAAAGAAGCCGAGGAACGCGAGTCGAGCGGCAAGAAGGCGAACGCAACGTCGTGA
- a CDS encoding methylated-DNA--[protein]-cysteine S-methyltransferase: MGIQQFSAADDGAVNANDTEPPAIVNLAQEASRPNVDPCDVCCDAMPGYVCGDLKVIDRQWIDDHTAHCTYCQRQLTGFQRLDHLLFEYEQECCSDVTAPAFAKRTREVARYGTMDSPLGPLMIAVSDAGVTEISFGRNSTTQAFLARVIDRGYDPVPDQAAIQPVVQQLSEYFQGSRNTFDVPVDFSGLSPFAKNVLQATAAVPFGGVATYSEIARRIDNPGASRAVGNALGRNPIPIILPCHRVVPADHSIGKYTGGVDIKADLLTIEGALLPSGVLVS, translated from the coding sequence ATGGGCATTCAGCAGTTTTCAGCAGCGGACGATGGCGCGGTGAACGCGAACGATACCGAGCCTCCCGCAATCGTCAACCTCGCTCAGGAAGCGAGCCGCCCCAATGTCGACCCGTGCGATGTTTGCTGCGATGCCATGCCAGGCTATGTCTGCGGCGACTTGAAGGTCATCGACAGACAATGGATCGACGATCACACCGCCCATTGCACCTATTGCCAGCGGCAGCTCACCGGATTCCAGCGGCTCGATCATCTCCTCTTCGAGTATGAGCAGGAGTGCTGCTCCGACGTCACGGCCCCGGCCTTTGCCAAGCGCACGCGAGAGGTTGCCCGGTACGGCACGATGGACAGCCCGCTCGGCCCGCTGATGATCGCTGTATCGGACGCTGGAGTGACCGAAATCTCCTTTGGCCGCAATTCGACCACCCAGGCGTTCCTGGCCCGTGTCATCGACCGTGGCTACGACCCGGTTCCCGACCAGGCAGCCATCCAGCCCGTCGTACAGCAGCTATCTGAATACTTTCAGGGGAGCCGGAACACCTTCGATGTTCCGGTCGATTTTTCCGGCCTTAGCCCGTTTGCGAAGAACGTGTTGCAGGCGACCGCGGCGGTTCCCTTCGGAGGAGTAGCCACCTATTCCGAGATCGCGCGCAGGATCGACAACCCCGGCGCCTCACGCGCCGTTGGCAACGCGCTCGGCCGCAACCCGATCCCCATCATCCTCCCGTGTCATCGCGTTGTGCCTGCGGATCACTCGATTGGCAAGTACACCGGCGGCGTCGATATCAAGGCCGACCTCCTCACGATCGAGGGTGCGCTGCTCCCATCCGGGGTGCTTGTCTCGTAG
- a CDS encoding DMT family transporter: MPGSSESRTKSIELADAAMLTVAVLWASNNVITKAALDRGLEPLLYIVLRFALVAVLLFPYLWARGVSLRIRRADIPRFVGGGLCGFALYNLLYVVGLSHTSAFSAAILVSLAPIFMLLLSAVFGLEPVQRLQWIGVAVSFLGVAIFIGDKLLAGEPATGDLLNVIAALSFSIYSLTTRPLVLRYGPETTTAWAVVVGLVAVLPFTASTLRQEQWGDVTGFEWFSIAWAAIVSVMIGYSLWGWAIARAGAGRSVPYLFLIPVFTGVFSVIFRGERLGAAQVIGGAVALTGVAIARRFARPSDRIGRGSGNIGRSSRSGTEAGSRARTIGGKDLDAVRVDRQTGNQGQAL, translated from the coding sequence ATGCCCGGTTCCAGCGAATCTCGCACCAAGTCGATCGAATTGGCCGATGCGGCCATGCTCACCGTTGCCGTCCTCTGGGCATCCAACAACGTCATCACGAAAGCCGCGCTCGACCGCGGCCTCGAGCCGTTGCTCTACATCGTGCTGCGGTTCGCGCTGGTTGCGGTCTTGCTGTTTCCGTACCTGTGGGCGCGCGGTGTCTCGCTGCGCATCCGGCGGGCAGACATTCCCCGTTTCGTTGGCGGTGGACTCTGCGGATTCGCGCTGTACAACTTGCTCTACGTCGTCGGCCTCTCGCACACGTCGGCATTCTCCGCGGCGATCCTCGTGTCGCTCGCGCCCATCTTCATGCTCCTGCTCTCGGCCGTCTTCGGATTGGAACCAGTGCAGCGGTTGCAATGGATTGGAGTGGCCGTTTCCTTTCTGGGCGTCGCGATCTTCATCGGAGACAAGCTGCTGGCCGGCGAGCCCGCGACTGGCGACCTGCTGAATGTGATTGCGGCGTTGAGCTTCTCGATCTACAGCCTGACCACTCGTCCGCTGGTCTTGCGTTACGGTCCGGAAACGACCACGGCCTGGGCGGTCGTGGTTGGACTGGTGGCGGTCCTGCCGTTCACTGCCAGTACGCTGCGCCAGGAGCAGTGGGGCGATGTGACCGGCTTCGAGTGGTTTTCCATTGCCTGGGCGGCCATTGTCTCGGTCATGATCGGTTACTCCCTCTGGGGATGGGCGATCGCGCGCGCCGGCGCTGGGCGCTCGGTGCCGTATCTTTTCCTCATACCAGTCTTCACCGGAGTCTTTTCGGTGATTTTCCGCGGTGAGCGGCTGGGAGCGGCTCAAGTGATCGGTGGCGCAGTGGCGCTGACAGGCGTGGCCATTGCGCGGAGGTTCGCCCGGCCGTCCGATCGAATTGGACGTGGCTCGGGAAACATTGGGCGAAGCTCCCGATCAGGAACCGAGGCCGGGAGCCGTGCCCGGACGATAGGAGGAAAGGACCTCGATGCCGTACGCGTTGACCGTCAAACCGGGAACCAAGGTCAAGCTCTCTGA